Proteins encoded by one window of Arachis ipaensis cultivar K30076 chromosome B04, Araip1.1, whole genome shotgun sequence:
- the LOC107636823 gene encoding uncharacterized protein LOC107636823, with product MNYTAPLSKYVGLPLSDLTPYRRLIGRLLYLTNTRPDISFAVNKLSQYLDCSTNVHCKAGLHILKYIKGTPTRGILFSTTSDLCLTGYSDSDWGTCPDTWRSVADILTKSLAPGPFAKIHCKLGMHVIHIPSLREADRRKSSS from the exons ATGAATTACACTGCTCCCCTATCAAAGTATGTTGGTTTACCCTTGTCTGACTTGACTCCTTATCGCAGGCTTATAGGGAGGCTGCTTTACTTGACGAATACTCGTCCTGATATTAGCTTCGCTGTCAACAAGCTCAGTCAATATCTGGACTGTTCCACGAACGTGCATTGCAAGGCTGGGCTGCACATCTTGAAGTATATCAAAGGTACTCCAACAAGAGGAATTTTGTTCTCCACCACCTCTGACTTATGCCTTACTGGCTATTCTGATTCTGATTGGGGAACGTGCCCCGATACATGGCGTTCG GTCGCTGATATTCTCACCAAGAGCTTGGCACCAGGGCCGTTCGCAAAGATTCATTGCAAGCTTGGAATGCATGTCATTCATATTCCAAGCTTGAGGGAGGCTGATAGAAGGAAGTCGAGCTCATAA